The genomic DNA TCACGACGATAATATAATATTTTTTAATGAGATGGGGCAGGCTGGATCCCTGAAGCCTGCTTAAAAAATAAGAATAAGAGGTTATCGCGTAAACAGGTCACATTACTCGCCCGGCGAAGCACGCCGGGCAACATGGTTTAGCGTACGGCCTGCGAAAGCCAGGCAGAAAGCTCGCCCAACTCGATTGCCTGATCGGGGAACTCGCCACGTAACGCCTCACATGTCAACTGCACCGTGTCGGCCCGATACAGGCAGCCCTGTAAGCGGTTGGCCAGCGCCTCCAGCGGCGCAGGGTTCAGGCTGTCCGTAAAGACCTGCGCCCGGGTAATGTGGCCTTTTTCCACGTCAAAATGAAGCTCCACGCCGCCCCAGGTGAAGCGCTCGTCCAGCAGGTGCGAGAAGGCCGGCGCCTGACCAAAGTTCCACTCCCAGCTGCTCTGACGGGCAAAGGTTTCCGCAAAGTTTGGCAGGTCAGGGGTGTTATCCGGGGAGATCACTTCGGCTTCGACCCGCTCGCCGTAGTGAGCGAAAAACGCTTCGCGGATGGCATCGCAGATCTGTTCGTGGGTGATGCCCGGCAGTAATTCGATCAGGTTGGCGACGCGGCCTCGCACGGAGGTGATACCTTTGGCCTGCAGCTTTTTCTTATCGGGATTAAGGTAATTCGCAAGACGGCTGAGGTCGGCATTCAGCAACAATGTCCCGTGATGGAATCCCCGGTCCAGGGTTTCACGGTAGGCGGAGCCGGAGACTTTGCGATCCCCGTCGGGGGTTTTGACGACCAGATCGTTGCGACCTGACGCTTCGGCAGTCACGCCCAGCGATATCAGGGCGTTAAGCACAATCGCGGTGGAAATGGTTTTATCGTATTCAGGTTTGCCCGCCATAAAGGTAAAGCAGGTATTGCCGAGGTCGTGAAATACCGCGCCGCCGCCGCTGCTGCGTCGCGCCAGGCGGACGTTATCCTCTTCCATACGCCGGGTATTACACTCTTTCCAGGGGTTCTGCGCACGGCCAATCACCACCGTATCGGCGTTGCGCCATAAAAATAACACCCGTTGAGTGGCTGGCATCTGACGGAAGATGCACTCTTCTACCGCGAGATTGAACCAGGGATCGTGAGAGTCAGAGATAAGCAGGCGTAACGTCGTCATGGCAAAGTTCCTTTTCCGAATCGTAAGCCTACTTTATCACTATTCTTTCTTAT from Enterobacter ludwigii includes the following:
- the lplA gene encoding lipoate--protein ligase LplA, producing the protein MTTLRLLISDSHDPWFNLAVEECIFRQMPATQRVLFLWRNADTVVIGRAQNPWKECNTRRMEEDNVRLARRSSGGGAVFHDLGNTCFTFMAGKPEYDKTISTAIVLNALISLGVTAEASGRNDLVVKTPDGDRKVSGSAYRETLDRGFHHGTLLLNADLSRLANYLNPDKKKLQAKGITSVRGRVANLIELLPGITHEQICDAIREAFFAHYGERVEAEVISPDNTPDLPNFAETFARQSSWEWNFGQAPAFSHLLDERFTWGGVELHFDVEKGHITRAQVFTDSLNPAPLEALANRLQGCLYRADTVQLTCEALRGEFPDQAIELGELSAWLSQAVR